A window of Rhododendron vialii isolate Sample 1 chromosome 11a, ASM3025357v1 contains these coding sequences:
- the LOC131307422 gene encoding probable LRR receptor-like serine/threonine-protein kinase At3g47570 isoform X2, which produces MDNLCGGVADLNLPPCPSSMSKTNKLSYKTKIILYVVVALVISSTLAVSLFMFRRRQRVSRKEDSSKPSFEHQILRVSYANLLKATNGFSEANLVGVGNYASVYKGILDQDQIVVAVKVLNLQLMGALKSFMLECKALQTIRHRNLLKVLSVCSSIDFHGNEFKAIVYEFMANGTLDGWLHQNGVGEHEYLKAIQMLDVSIDVASALEYLHCGCESTIIHGDLKPRNVLLDDTMVAHVGDFGLAKIISAASTNVSQHQSNSSAIRGTIGYIAPEYGMGDMASTNGDVYSFGILLLEMFTGKRPTDSLFQDHLNLHNFVKNALPERVMDIVNPSIQLEHNNGSWINDCMVSILTIGVACSSESPRDRMDMGTVVSKLCKIKKNTW; this is translated from the exons ATGGATAATCTATGTGGAGGTGTTGCTGACTTAAATCTTCCTCCATGTCCATCCTCAATGTCCAAGACAAACAAACTATCTTACAAGACGAAGATAATACTATATGTGGTGGTTGCTCTTGTGATATCTTCAACTTTGGCAGTTAGCTTGTTTATGTTTCGTCGCCGACAACGTGTTTCAAGGAAGGAGGACTCTTCTAAGCCATCTTTCGAACACCAAATTCTGAGAGTTTCATATGCAAATCTTCTCAAAGCCACCAACGGATTTTCAGAGGCTAATCTAGTAGGGGTTGGGAATTATGCTTCTGTTTATAAAGGGATCCTTGATCAAGACCAGATTGTTGTGGCAGTGAAAGTACTCAATCTTCAGCTTATGGGAGCTTTAAAGAGCTTCATGTTAGAATGCAAAGCACTTCAAACCATAAGGCATCGCAATCTTTTGAAGGTATTAAGTGTATGTTCTAGCATAGACTTCCATGGTAATGAATTCAAAGCTATAGTATATGAATTCATGGCAAATGGAACACTAGATGGATGGCTGCATCAAAATGGAGTTGGGGAGCATGAGTACCTGAAAGCCATCCAGATGCTAGACGTTTCTATTGATGTTGCTTCTGCACTTGAGTATCTTCATTGTGGTTGTGAGTCAACAATCATTCATGGTGATCTGAAGCCAAGGAATGTCCTTTTGGATGATACAATGGTTGCCCACGTCGGAGATTTCGGGTTAGCAAAAATTATTTCTGCAGCCTCAACAAATGTATCGCAACATCAAAGCAATTCAAGTGCAATAAGGGGAACAATAGGCTACATCGCTCCAG AGTATGGCATGGGTGACATGGCTTCCACTAATGGGGATGTATATAGCTTTGGCATTCTTCTACTGGAGATGTTTACTGGCAAAAGACCAACTGATAGTTTGTTTCAAGATCATCTTAATCTTCATAACTTCGTTAAGAATGCTTTGCCAGAACGAGTGATGGATATCGTCAATCCCTCCATCCAACTGGAGCACAACAATGGAAGTTGGATCAATGATTGCATGGTTTCCATTT
- the LOC131307422 gene encoding probable LRR receptor-like serine/threonine-protein kinase At3g47570 isoform X3 yields the protein MDNLCGGVADLNLPPCPSSMSKTNKLSYKTKIILYVVVALVISSTLAVSLFMFRRRQRVSRKEDSSKPSFEHQILRVSYANLLKATNGFSEANLVGVGNYASVYKGILDQDQIVVAVKVLNLQLMGALKSFMLECKALQTIRHRNLLKVLSVCSSIDFHGNEFKAIVYEFMANGTLDGWLHQNGVGEHEYLKAIQMLDVSIDVASALEYLHCGCESTIIHGDLKPRNVLLDDTMVAHVGDFGLAKIISAASTNVSQHQSNSSAIRGTIGYIAPGLPMPSNNGASTICCSNSQLRTWFF from the coding sequence ATGGATAATCTATGTGGAGGTGTTGCTGACTTAAATCTTCCTCCATGTCCATCCTCAATGTCCAAGACAAACAAACTATCTTACAAGACGAAGATAATACTATATGTGGTGGTTGCTCTTGTGATATCTTCAACTTTGGCAGTTAGCTTGTTTATGTTTCGTCGCCGACAACGTGTTTCAAGGAAGGAGGACTCTTCTAAGCCATCTTTCGAACACCAAATTCTGAGAGTTTCATATGCAAATCTTCTCAAAGCCACCAACGGATTTTCAGAGGCTAATCTAGTAGGGGTTGGGAATTATGCTTCTGTTTATAAAGGGATCCTTGATCAAGACCAGATTGTTGTGGCAGTGAAAGTACTCAATCTTCAGCTTATGGGAGCTTTAAAGAGCTTCATGTTAGAATGCAAAGCACTTCAAACCATAAGGCATCGCAATCTTTTGAAGGTATTAAGTGTATGTTCTAGCATAGACTTCCATGGTAATGAATTCAAAGCTATAGTATATGAATTCATGGCAAATGGAACACTAGATGGATGGCTGCATCAAAATGGAGTTGGGGAGCATGAGTACCTGAAAGCCATCCAGATGCTAGACGTTTCTATTGATGTTGCTTCTGCACTTGAGTATCTTCATTGTGGTTGTGAGTCAACAATCATTCATGGTGATCTGAAGCCAAGGAATGTCCTTTTGGATGATACAATGGTTGCCCACGTCGGAGATTTCGGGTTAGCAAAAATTATTTCTGCAGCCTCAACAAATGTATCGCAACATCAAAGCAATTCAAGTGCAATAAGGGGAACAATAGGCTACATCGCTCCAG